In the genome of Hymenobacter taeanensis, one region contains:
- the xerD gene encoding site-specific tyrosine recombinase XerD, translating to MSTWSVAIKQFEGYLQLEKSLSGNSVEAYVRDVSKLQQYLELEKLPASPQQVTTRILRDFLTWLGGLGMTATSQARTLSGIKAFYSFLIMEDMLALDPTDTLEAPKTGRKLPDTLSYPEIEQLLEAIDMSTPEGTRNRAILEVLYSSGLRVSELTDLRLSNLYADQGFVRVTGKGNKERLVPIGRDALKHLGFYLQGIRAHLDIKPGNEDVVFLNKRGSKLSRVMVFNIIKATADKAGVRKSISPHTFRHSFATHLIEGGADLRAVQEMLGHESITTTEIYTHLDRDYLRQVITEFHPRS from the coding sequence ATGTCTACCTGGTCCGTTGCCATCAAACAGTTTGAAGGGTACCTCCAACTGGAAAAGTCCCTTTCGGGCAACTCCGTGGAGGCCTACGTGCGCGATGTGAGCAAGCTGCAGCAATACCTAGAGCTGGAGAAGCTCCCGGCTTCGCCCCAGCAGGTTACTACCCGCATCCTGCGCGACTTCCTGACCTGGCTGGGGGGACTGGGCATGACCGCTACCTCCCAGGCCCGGACGCTGTCCGGAATTAAGGCCTTTTACAGCTTCCTGATTATGGAGGATATGCTGGCCCTTGACCCCACTGATACACTGGAGGCCCCCAAAACCGGCCGCAAGCTCCCCGACACGCTCAGCTACCCCGAGATTGAGCAGCTGCTGGAGGCTATTGACATGAGTACGCCCGAAGGGACCCGCAACCGGGCTATCCTGGAGGTGCTCTATAGCTCTGGCCTGCGCGTAAGTGAACTCACCGACCTGCGTCTATCTAACCTGTACGCCGACCAGGGCTTTGTGCGCGTAACCGGCAAGGGCAACAAAGAGCGTTTGGTGCCCATTGGGCGCGATGCGCTAAAACACCTGGGGTTCTACTTACAGGGCATCCGGGCCCATCTCGACATCAAGCCCGGCAACGAGGATGTTGTGTTCCTGAACAAGCGCGGCAGTAAGCTTTCCCGCGTGATGGTGTTCAACATCATCAAGGCAACCGCCGATAAAGCCGGCGTGCGCAAGAGCATTAGTCCGCATACCTTCCGGCATAGCTTTGCCACGCACCTCATTGAGGGCGGCGCCGACTTGCGCGCCGTGCAGGAGATGCTGGGCCACGAAAGCATTACCACCACTGAAATCTACACCCACCTCGACCGCGACTATCTGCGGCAGGTGATTACGGAGTTTCACCCGCGCAGCTAG
- the trhO gene encoding oxygen-dependent tRNA uridine(34) hydroxylase TrhO — protein sequence MDYLVLLYYCYTPIENPEQFREEHHRLCLSLNLLGRIIVASEGLNGTVSGRRVDCEEYMRIVKADPRFAALEFKVEEAPAHTFQKLHVRVKPEIVHVGLPHIRPYERTGIHLSPEEFRDLKDQEDVVVLDVRSDYEHQLGRFKNAVTLDIENFREFPEKVEELEQYKGKKILTYCTGGIKCEKASAFLLDQGFENVYQLHGGIIKYGLEAGGEDFDGKCYVFDGRVAVDVNSVNPTVISNCHHCHTPSDRMVNCANPHCNAHVPLCESCAEQLDGACSAICQEHPDKRPYDGTGTYPKLSNNYNPEQGLLSYRAPAR from the coding sequence ATGGACTACCTCGTTCTGCTGTACTATTGCTACACGCCCATCGAGAACCCCGAGCAATTTCGGGAGGAGCACCACCGGCTGTGTTTGAGCCTAAACCTGCTGGGGCGCATTATTGTGGCCTCTGAGGGGCTAAACGGCACGGTATCGGGCCGCCGGGTTGACTGTGAGGAGTACATGCGCATTGTGAAGGCTGATCCGCGCTTTGCGGCACTGGAGTTTAAAGTGGAGGAGGCCCCGGCCCATACTTTCCAGAAGCTGCACGTGCGTGTGAAGCCGGAAATTGTGCACGTAGGCCTGCCTCACATCAGGCCCTACGAGCGTACCGGCATTCATCTGTCGCCGGAGGAGTTTCGGGACCTGAAAGATCAGGAAGATGTGGTGGTGCTTGATGTCCGCTCCGACTATGAGCACCAGCTGGGGCGCTTCAAGAATGCTGTTACGCTTGACATTGAAAACTTCCGGGAGTTTCCTGAGAAAGTTGAGGAGCTGGAGCAGTACAAGGGCAAAAAGATTCTCACGTATTGCACCGGCGGTATTAAGTGCGAGAAGGCCAGCGCTTTTCTGCTCGATCAAGGGTTTGAGAACGTGTACCAGCTGCATGGGGGCATCATTAAATATGGCCTGGAAGCTGGCGGCGAAGACTTTGACGGCAAGTGCTATGTGTTTGATGGCCGCGTGGCCGTTGACGTAAACAGCGTTAACCCCACCGTCATCAGCAATTGCCATCATTGCCACACGCCCTCCGACCGGATGGTGAACTGTGCCAACCCGCACTGCAACGCGCACGTACCCCTGTGCGAATCCTGTGCTGAGCAGCTAGATGGGGCCTGTTCTGCCATTTGCCAGGAGCACCCCGATAAGCGCCCCTACGATGGCACCGGCACGTATCCTAAACTCAGCAACAACTACAACCCTGAGCAGGGGCTGTTATCATACCGGGCACCGGCCCGCTAA
- a CDS encoding LolA family protein, whose product MKKYLALLALSVSVSTAASAQQDPKAGKILDQMSAKYQAMKAFRASFTQTLENDAAKVKENLSGDITVSGQKFRLKMSGQEVINNGQTMWTYMKAENEVNISDYDPEDQEISPSQIYTLYKKGYKYAYVEEGKEGGEAVDIIELSPEDRSNPVFKVRLKVSKADKSVKSWQMFKKNGNRYTYKISKFQPNPPVDATTFNFDKSKYKGVKVIDLR is encoded by the coding sequence ATGAAAAAATATCTCGCTCTGCTCGCTTTATCGGTGTCGGTCTCGACGGCTGCTTCGGCGCAACAAGATCCTAAAGCCGGTAAGATCCTCGACCAGATGAGTGCGAAATACCAGGCTATGAAGGCTTTCAGGGCCTCATTTACCCAAACTCTGGAGAATGACGCCGCTAAGGTGAAGGAAAATCTGAGCGGCGACATTACGGTGAGCGGCCAGAAGTTTCGCCTGAAGATGAGCGGCCAGGAGGTAATCAACAACGGCCAAACCATGTGGACCTACATGAAGGCCGAAAACGAGGTGAACATCTCGGATTATGACCCCGAAGACCAGGAGATTTCACCCTCCCAGATCTATACTCTGTACAAGAAAGGCTACAAGTATGCCTATGTAGAGGAAGGCAAAGAGGGTGGAGAAGCCGTCGACATAATTGAGTTGTCGCCGGAAGATCGGTCGAACCCCGTGTTTAAGGTGCGTTTGAAGGTTAGCAAAGCAGATAAATCGGTGAAAAGCTGGCAGATGTTCAAAAAGAACGGCAACCGCTACACCTATAAGATCAGCAAGTTTCAGCCAAATCCTCCGGTTGATGCTACTACCTTCAACTTCGACAAATCGAAATACAAAGGGGTAAAGGTGATTGACCTGCGCTAG
- a CDS encoding DUF2851 family protein produces the protein MKEDFLHYVWQHQYFDRTDLATDDGQPLTILRPGFRHTDAGPDFPNARLQLGEVEWNGSVEIHLKASDWYRHLHQQDPKYDQVILHVVHTADKPVYRTDGSVIPVLALGSRLPAGLLASYERLLDQPNGHPLPCAPLLGQVSELTRTLMLDRALLERVEQKADALAVLYEGLGQDWEATAWHALAAAFGFKKNTEPLSRLAKVLPLGILRRHRHDLRQLTALMFGQAGFLAEHPDTAHDLYIRDLQQEFAFLQHKYNLVGTGLALHDWNFLRLRPANFPTVRLAQLVGLLHARPSLFDALLSAADVPALEHFFTVSVPEYWRSHYRPGKPGKVPALGRSSMHLLITNVVVPLRVAYARHVGNTDLVEATVALLEQLPAEQNHITELYDSLGFQHRTAADSQALLALHRGYCTPRRCLHCTIGSRLVQPNLVSR, from the coding sequence ATGAAAGAGGATTTTCTACACTATGTCTGGCAACACCAGTATTTTGATAGAACCGATTTAGCGACCGATGATGGGCAGCCGCTCACCATTCTGCGCCCAGGCTTTCGGCACACTGATGCGGGCCCCGATTTCCCGAATGCGCGCCTGCAGCTAGGGGAGGTAGAGTGGAACGGCTCCGTAGAAATCCACTTGAAGGCCTCTGACTGGTATCGGCACCTGCACCAGCAAGACCCCAAGTACGACCAAGTAATTCTGCACGTGGTGCACACTGCCGACAAGCCCGTGTACCGCACCGATGGCAGCGTAATACCCGTGCTGGCATTAGGGTCTCGGTTGCCCGCAGGATTGCTGGCCTCTTATGAGCGCCTGCTGGACCAGCCCAACGGCCACCCGCTGCCCTGTGCCCCGCTGCTAGGCCAGGTATCAGAGCTTACCCGCACCCTCATGTTAGACCGCGCCCTGTTAGAGCGAGTAGAGCAGAAAGCGGATGCCCTGGCGGTATTGTACGAGGGCTTGGGGCAAGACTGGGAAGCCACGGCCTGGCATGCCCTGGCCGCAGCATTTGGCTTTAAGAAAAATACTGAGCCTTTAAGTCGTTTGGCCAAAGTGCTGCCCTTAGGCATTCTGCGGCGGCACCGCCATGATCTGCGGCAACTAACTGCTCTTATGTTTGGGCAGGCCGGTTTCCTGGCAGAGCACCCCGATACTGCCCATGACCTGTATATCCGAGACCTGCAGCAGGAGTTTGCGTTTCTGCAGCACAAGTACAACCTGGTCGGTACTGGCCTAGCTCTCCACGACTGGAATTTCCTGCGCCTCCGGCCGGCTAACTTCCCTACGGTGCGACTGGCGCAACTGGTAGGCCTGTTGCATGCGCGACCTTCGCTTTTCGATGCTTTATTATCGGCCGCTGATGTGCCTGCGTTAGAGCACTTTTTTACGGTTTCGGTGCCGGAGTACTGGCGAAGCCACTACCGGCCGGGCAAGCCGGGCAAAGTGCCCGCATTAGGCCGCAGTAGTATGCACTTGCTTATTACCAATGTGGTAGTGCCGCTGCGGGTGGCCTACGCCCGCCACGTGGGCAACACCGATTTAGTGGAAGCCACCGTAGCTTTGCTGGAACAGCTGCCCGCCGAGCAAAACCATATCACCGAGTTGTATGATTCTCTGGGCTTTCAGCACCGTACGGCCGCCGATTCGCAGGCTTTGCTGGCGTTGCACCGCGGCTATTGCACGCCCCGGCGTTGCTTGCACTGCACTATCGGCAGCCGCCTTGTTCAACCAAACCTAGTATCTCGTTGA
- a CDS encoding MarC family protein codes for MFSLKEIASVTLTLFAVIDILGSIPIIIQIRQREGKIHSEKATLVAGVLMVVFLFLGQSILSLFGVDFQSFALAGAVIIFLIGMEMILGIELFRHNPLAASGSIVPLAFPLIVGAGTMTTLLSLRAAYQLPNVLAGVLVNLLFVYLVLKSSAWIERKLGKAGEDILRRVFGVILLAIAIKLFKSNF; via the coding sequence ATGTTCAGCCTCAAAGAAATAGCTTCTGTTACGCTCACGCTCTTCGCCGTAATTGATATTCTGGGCTCCATCCCAATCATCATCCAGATTCGGCAGCGTGAGGGCAAAATTCACTCAGAGAAGGCCACGCTGGTAGCGGGCGTTCTGATGGTGGTGTTTCTGTTTCTGGGCCAAAGCATCCTTTCCTTATTCGGCGTTGACTTTCAGTCGTTCGCGCTGGCCGGCGCGGTTATCATTTTCCTTATTGGCATGGAGATGATTCTGGGGATTGAGCTGTTTCGGCACAACCCGTTGGCGGCGTCGGGCTCCATTGTGCCGCTGGCGTTTCCGCTGATTGTGGGCGCCGGCACCATGACTACGCTCCTGTCGTTGCGGGCAGCTTATCAGTTGCCTAATGTGCTGGCCGGCGTGCTTGTGAACCTGCTCTTTGTGTATCTGGTGCTGAAAAGTAGCGCCTGGATTGAGCGGAAGCTGGGCAAAGCCGGCGAAGACATTCTGCGCCGGGTATTTGGCGTGATTCTCCTGGCCATTGCCATCAAGCTCTTCAAATCGAATTTCTAA
- a CDS encoding aminotransferase class V-fold PLP-dependent enzyme, translating into MYTFNPGPSQVYPQVRQYLQDAFDEGWLSAQHRGERFVQLMRQTVAELKNKLNIPQDYTVFFMSSATECWEVLAQSLTPNKSLHLYSGAFGEKWFDYAKALRPNSTGIKFGLDEVPNANNLPGLDEETDLVCITQNETSNATQLRDGVILNLYNRLPGNTLLAVDATSSLGGVQLKYIKADIWYASVQKCFGQPAGLSIMLLSPRAVERFRKINERSHYNSLTAQYEKMLNFQTTHTPNVLGIYLLSRTLHDRPGIKVTHQHLQDRASKLYDYFDQATQLTPMVQTPETRSTTVIGLQGPAPLIDEVKRRALAQGLQLGSGYGNWKPTSLRIANFPAIPDAAFEQLVQFFAKEFA; encoded by the coding sequence ATGTATACATTCAATCCCGGCCCGTCGCAGGTATACCCTCAGGTGCGCCAATACCTTCAGGATGCCTTCGACGAAGGCTGGCTATCGGCGCAGCACCGCGGTGAGCGGTTTGTGCAGCTCATGCGCCAGACAGTAGCTGAGTTGAAAAACAAGCTTAATATTCCTCAGGACTACACCGTGTTCTTTATGAGCTCGGCCACGGAATGCTGGGAAGTATTAGCTCAAAGCCTGACGCCCAACAAGAGCCTGCACCTCTACAGCGGAGCTTTCGGAGAAAAATGGTTCGACTACGCCAAGGCCCTGCGTCCCAATAGCACAGGCATTAAGTTTGGCCTCGATGAAGTTCCCAACGCCAACAACCTGCCCGGCTTGGATGAGGAAACGGATTTGGTGTGCATCACGCAGAATGAGACCAGCAACGCCACCCAGCTCCGCGACGGTGTAATTCTGAACCTGTATAACCGCCTGCCCGGTAATACGCTGCTGGCCGTTGACGCTACCTCGTCCTTGGGGGGGGTTCAGCTGAAATATATCAAGGCTGATATCTGGTACGCCTCGGTGCAGAAGTGCTTTGGGCAGCCCGCTGGCCTCTCTATCATGCTCCTGTCGCCGCGGGCGGTAGAGCGCTTCCGTAAGATCAATGAGCGCAGCCACTACAACTCGCTCACGGCCCAGTACGAGAAGATGCTCAACTTCCAGACCACCCATACGCCCAACGTGCTGGGAATCTACTTGCTGAGCCGCACCCTTCACGACCGCCCAGGCATTAAAGTAACGCATCAGCACCTGCAGGATCGGGCAAGCAAGCTCTACGATTACTTTGACCAGGCTACCCAGCTTACGCCCATGGTGCAAACTCCCGAAACCCGCTCTACCACGGTAATTGGCCTGCAGGGTCCTGCCCCGTTAATCGACGAGGTAAAGCGCCGTGCCCTGGCGCAGGGCCTGCAGCTTGGGAGTGGCTACGGCAACTGGAAACCTACCAGCTTGCGCATTGCCAACTTTCCCGCCATTCCTGATGCGGCTTTTGAACAACTGGTACAGTTCTTCGCCAAGGAATTTGCTTAA
- the aroQ gene encoding type II 3-dehydroquinate dehydratase, which produces MQILLLNGPNLNLLGRREPGIYGTRSFDDFLPELQEAFPQFELVYFQSNHEGELLDKLHEVGFTYHGIVFNAGGYTHTSVALADAIAAIAAPVVEVHLSNLHAREEFRQKSLIGRNCVGSISGFKLDSYRLALHYFDGLRPKRVGFKI; this is translated from the coding sequence ATGCAAATCCTTCTGCTCAATGGCCCTAACCTCAACTTGCTTGGCCGGCGCGAGCCTGGCATCTACGGTACCCGCTCCTTCGACGACTTCTTGCCGGAGCTACAGGAGGCCTTCCCGCAGTTTGAGCTGGTTTACTTCCAGAGCAACCACGAGGGCGAACTGCTTGACAAGCTGCATGAAGTAGGGTTCACATACCATGGCATTGTGTTCAATGCCGGCGGCTACACGCACACCAGCGTGGCCCTTGCCGACGCCATTGCAGCTATTGCCGCTCCCGTGGTGGAGGTGCACTTGAGCAACCTGCACGCCCGCGAGGAGTTCCGCCAAAAAAGCCTCATCGGCCGCAACTGCGTCGGTAGCATCAGCGGTTTCAAGCTCGACAGCTACCGCTTAGCGCTGCACTACTTCGATGGCCTCCGCCCTAAGCGCGTGGGCTTCAAGATCTAG
- a CDS encoding FtsK/SpoIIIE family DNA translocase: MAKNTYKQQPNAAPSRGNEPRPTEARPTRNQSRPAAAEPARETRRNEPKGTTAPKAPRKPLKMPSIRLGGVFGFLRDRRFQLFLGFFFLLSSIYLTIAFLSFLFTGHADQSVVETLGSTPVKDAGQETGNWLGLVGAVFAQALIYKGFGVAAFAVVPIVFFLGYKIVFRRAGLSISYVLSLCLFTMLWLSVLLGYVVLTIQAPDADPTLAHRLDFLCGGIGYETALWLDSLIGWGTVLLLAFVLISFVVFFFNVTTLNLTIRRSGEEVDEDEGISDNPFSRPEPAGNRAAYAAANEPEEEKEEDSLGITLKRVGPLAAAPLIPAPSSFDDYDEEEEDYQPEPVRTGPVVPSGPSFSVAAPAAAAAATVAAGGLATSSGATALPLTVASAAASAVGAAAPAVAGPSFSFEAPVADAPAVTPVSSSIPTPLSLADLADDNASLPVPAPAPVAATPVSSITSGLSFEVEDATSHELDPSAGADMAVIAEEEEDAEVMPAGDYDPTLDLPRYQYPTLELLNDYGVAKAQVTKEELEANKDRIVETLGHYGINIASIKATIGPTVTLYEIVPDAGVRISKIKSLEDDIALSLAALGIRIIAPIPGKGTIGIEVPNAKKEMVSIRSVFNTEKFINSEMDLPIAFGRTITNEVFVVDLAKMPHLLMAGATGQGKSVGLNVILASLLYKRHPSQLKFVLVDPKKVELSIFNKIERHFLAKLPDTDEPIITDTKKVVNTLNSLCMEMDRRYDLLKDAGCRNLKEYNRKFVERRLNPKKGHRYMPFIVLVIDELADLMMTAGKEVETPIARLAQLARAIGIHLIVATQRPSVNVITGIIKANFPCRISFKVTSKIDSRTILDAGGADQLVGQGDMLISQGSDMIRVQCAFIDTPEVDHLCDYIGEQQGYPDAYHLPEVVGESGSGNGDMEDMDPAQRDSMFEEAARVIVTHQQGSTSLLQRRLKLGYNRAGRLIDQLEHAGIVGPFEGSKAREVLIPDEYSLEQLLNTLPK; encoded by the coding sequence ATGGCTAAAAATACCTACAAGCAACAACCCAACGCGGCCCCGAGCCGCGGCAACGAGCCCCGGCCGACTGAAGCGCGCCCTACGCGTAATCAGTCGCGGCCGGCTGCCGCTGAACCTGCGCGCGAAACCCGCCGCAACGAGCCGAAAGGCACTACTGCGCCCAAAGCGCCTCGCAAGCCCCTGAAGATGCCCTCCATTCGGTTGGGTGGCGTGTTCGGCTTCCTGCGCGACCGGCGTTTCCAGCTTTTCCTCGGCTTCTTCTTCCTACTGTCCTCCATCTACCTGACCATTGCCTTCCTGTCGTTCCTGTTCACGGGACATGCCGATCAGAGCGTGGTGGAAACCTTGGGGAGCACACCCGTGAAAGATGCTGGCCAGGAAACGGGCAACTGGCTAGGCCTGGTAGGTGCGGTGTTTGCCCAGGCTCTTATTTACAAAGGCTTTGGGGTAGCGGCGTTTGCAGTGGTGCCCATTGTGTTTTTCCTGGGCTATAAAATTGTGTTCCGCCGCGCGGGCCTATCAATTAGCTATGTGCTGAGCCTGTGCCTGTTCACGATGCTGTGGCTGAGCGTGTTGCTGGGCTACGTGGTTCTGACCATTCAGGCACCCGATGCCGACCCCACCCTGGCACACCGCCTTGATTTCCTGTGCGGGGGCATAGGCTACGAAACCGCCCTCTGGCTTGATAGCCTGATTGGGTGGGGTACGGTACTGCTGCTGGCCTTTGTACTGATTTCCTTCGTGGTATTCTTCTTCAATGTAACTACGCTCAACCTCACCATCCGCCGGAGTGGAGAAGAGGTGGACGAAGATGAAGGCATCAGTGACAATCCTTTCAGCCGGCCCGAGCCAGCAGGTAACCGGGCAGCGTATGCTGCTGCCAACGAGCCTGAGGAGGAGAAAGAAGAGGATTCCTTGGGTATTACACTGAAAAGAGTGGGGCCGCTGGCAGCAGCCCCACTCATACCTGCCCCTTCCAGCTTTGATGATTACGATGAGGAGGAAGAAGACTATCAGCCGGAGCCAGTACGCACTGGCCCGGTTGTGCCATCTGGGCCGTCCTTTAGCGTAGCTGCTCCAGCGGCTGCCGCCGCAGCTACAGTAGCTGCCGGTGGCCTAGCTACCTCATCTGGCGCCACTGCGCTGCCCCTAACGGTTGCTTCAGCGGCGGCTAGTGCTGTTGGGGCGGCAGCTCCCGCGGTGGCGGGCCCAAGCTTCTCGTTTGAGGCACCCGTGGCCGATGCTCCGGCTGTAACTCCCGTAAGCTCCAGCATCCCCACGCCGCTATCATTGGCCGACCTGGCTGATGACAACGCGTCATTGCCTGTACCCGCACCCGCTCCGGTAGCGGCCACGCCGGTTTCATCAATCACCAGTGGGTTGTCGTTTGAAGTAGAAGATGCTACTTCCCATGAGCTAGACCCCTCAGCGGGGGCCGACATGGCCGTAATTGCCGAGGAGGAAGAGGATGCGGAGGTAATGCCCGCCGGCGACTACGACCCCACGCTGGATCTGCCGCGTTATCAGTACCCCACCCTGGAACTGCTCAACGACTACGGAGTGGCCAAAGCGCAGGTGACCAAAGAGGAGCTGGAAGCCAACAAAGACCGCATTGTAGAAACGCTAGGCCACTACGGTATCAACATCGCCAGCATTAAGGCCACCATTGGCCCCACGGTTACGCTCTATGAGATTGTGCCCGACGCTGGCGTGCGTATCTCCAAGATCAAGAGCCTTGAAGATGATATTGCCCTGAGCCTCGCAGCCCTGGGTATCCGTATCATTGCTCCCATTCCGGGCAAGGGCACTATTGGTATTGAAGTGCCAAATGCCAAGAAGGAAATGGTGAGCATCCGCTCGGTATTCAACACCGAGAAGTTCATCAACAGCGAAATGGACCTGCCTATTGCCTTTGGGCGCACCATCACCAACGAGGTGTTTGTAGTAGACCTGGCCAAGATGCCGCACTTGCTTATGGCGGGGGCAACGGGCCAGGGTAAGTCGGTGGGCCTAAACGTGATTTTGGCCTCGCTGTTATACAAGCGCCACCCGTCGCAGCTAAAGTTTGTGCTGGTTGACCCCAAAAAGGTAGAACTGAGCATCTTCAATAAGATTGAGCGCCACTTCCTAGCCAAGCTGCCCGATACTGATGAGCCGATTATCACCGACACAAAGAAGGTGGTAAACACGCTCAACTCGTTGTGCATGGAAATGGACCGGCGCTACGACCTGCTGAAAGACGCTGGCTGCCGCAACCTAAAAGAGTACAACCGCAAGTTTGTGGAGCGCCGCCTCAACCCCAAGAAAGGCCACCGCTACATGCCCTTTATTGTACTGGTGATTGACGAGTTGGCTGACCTGATGATGACGGCCGGCAAAGAAGTGGAAACTCCTATTGCCCGGTTGGCCCAGCTGGCCCGGGCTATTGGTATTCACCTGATTGTGGCCACCCAGCGCCCTTCGGTAAACGTTATTACCGGTATCATCAAGGCCAACTTCCCCTGCCGGATTTCCTTCAAGGTGACCTCAAAGATTGACTCCCGGACTATTCTTGATGCCGGCGGTGCCGATCAGCTGGTTGGTCAGGGTGACATGCTTATCTCCCAGGGCTCCGATATGATTCGGGTGCAGTGCGCCTTCATTGATACGCCCGAAGTTGACCACCTCTGCGACTACATTGGTGAGCAGCAGGGCTACCCCGATGCCTATCACTTGCCCGAAGTAGTAGGGGAAAGCGGCAGCGGCAACGGCGACATGGAGGACATGGACCCCGCTCAGCGCGATTCGATGTTCGAGGAAGCGGCCCGGGTTATTGTTACGCACCAGCAGGGCAGCACCTCTCTGCTGCAGCGCCGCCTGAAGCTGGGCTACAACCGCGCCGGTCGCCTCATCGACCAGCTGGAGCACGCCGGTATTGTTGGGCCCTTCGAAGGCAGCAAGGCACGAGAGGTTTTAATTCCGGATGAGTATAGTTTGGAACAGTTGTTGAATACTCTACCAAAATAG
- the rnhA gene encoding ribonuclease HI, which produces MIYLFTDGSSRGNPGPGGYGAILRFGQHEKELTQGFRLTTNNRMELLAVIIGLESITRPELPITVVTDSKYVVDAVEKKWVFGWMNKPDFGKKANEDLWRRFVKVYRQRNVQFRWVRGHNGHPENERCDQLAVRSAVHGPLLIDEGYELLEAKRA; this is translated from the coding sequence TTGATTTACTTATTCACCGATGGCTCCTCACGGGGCAACCCGGGGCCGGGCGGCTACGGCGCAATCCTGCGCTTTGGTCAGCACGAGAAAGAACTAACCCAGGGCTTCCGCCTCACCACCAATAACCGCATGGAGTTGCTGGCCGTGATTATAGGCCTAGAGTCTATCACGCGCCCCGAGCTGCCCATTACCGTTGTGACCGACTCGAAGTACGTGGTAGACGCCGTGGAAAAGAAATGGGTATTTGGCTGGATGAACAAGCCCGATTTTGGTAAAAAGGCGAACGAAGACCTTTGGCGCCGTTTTGTGAAAGTGTACCGTCAGCGCAACGTGCAGTTCCGCTGGGTACGCGGCCACAACGGCCACCCCGAAAATGAACGCTGCGACCAGCTGGCGGTGCGCAGCGCAGTGCACGGCCCCCTGCTAATTGATGAAGGCTACGAATTGCTGGAGGCCAAACGCGCCTAG
- a CDS encoding NeuD/PglB/VioB family sugar acetyltransferase: MENPVIILGAQAVGTAALDAFQSNDVVIYCLLDDDAKLQNTELNDVPVMGNTDDKELLKLLGKKCEVFVATEDTASRRSLTNMLREEYEVAPVNAIHERASVSKHAWLGHGNLIGPNAVVAGTAKLGDGCIVGANAVVDVKAELGDFAQLGAGAILNAEVTVGELAFIGAGAVIVAGVKIGAKARVGAGSVVVADVPANQTVFGNPAQKV, from the coding sequence ATGGAAAACCCCGTAATCATTCTGGGTGCGCAAGCCGTTGGTACGGCCGCACTAGATGCCTTTCAGAGCAACGACGTAGTTATCTACTGCCTGCTCGATGATGATGCCAAGCTGCAGAATACTGAGCTGAATGATGTGCCCGTAATGGGCAATACCGATGATAAGGAACTGCTCAAGCTATTGGGCAAGAAGTGTGAAGTTTTTGTAGCTACCGAGGACACGGCCAGCCGCCGCAGTCTCACCAATATGCTGCGCGAGGAGTACGAAGTGGCCCCGGTAAATGCCATTCATGAGCGAGCCAGCGTATCAAAGCACGCGTGGCTGGGGCATGGTAACCTCATTGGCCCAAACGCCGTGGTGGCTGGTACGGCCAAGCTCGGCGACGGGTGCATTGTAGGGGCCAACGCCGTGGTAGACGTGAAGGCTGAACTCGGTGACTTTGCTCAACTGGGTGCCGGTGCTATTCTCAATGCCGAGGTTACGGTGGGAGAGCTGGCCTTCATTGGGGCCGGAGCTGTAATTGTGGCCGGCGTTAAAATTGGCGCCAAGGCCCGCGTAGGCGCTGGCTCAGTAGTGGTGGCCGATGTACCCGCAAACCAAACTGTTTTCGGTAACCCTGCCCAAAAAGTATAA